One region of Chitinophaga varians genomic DNA includes:
- a CDS encoding S-adenosyl-l-methionine hydroxide adenosyltransferase family protein: protein MSIITLTSDIGMQDYLVGAIKGQLWHYCPECHVTDITHHISPFNLPQATYICKSAFAWFPLGTFHFVLINLFDRKPDHVLVAEHNGQYIGCADNGLLTMIAGGMPEKVVKIPLPANAPKTTFTMIQLLAMAARELSRGKALGEIAPLTQQIQVKHNLQPLVGDDFIEGQIIHIDSFENVVVNITRDQFDAQRKNRRFQIFFRRNEVINQISESYADVPEGQKLALFNAAGYLEIAINKGNAAGLFGLQGFRRDQLTQPTGFQQLSFYQTVRIIFQ from the coding sequence ATGTCCATTATAACATTAACATCAGACATAGGGATGCAGGATTACCTGGTAGGTGCCATCAAAGGGCAGCTCTGGCATTACTGCCCGGAATGTCATGTTACTGACATCACCCACCATATCAGCCCGTTCAATCTCCCCCAGGCTACTTACATCTGTAAAAGCGCTTTCGCCTGGTTTCCGCTCGGCACGTTCCATTTTGTATTGATCAATCTGTTCGACCGGAAACCGGACCACGTCCTGGTGGCCGAACATAACGGCCAGTATATCGGCTGCGCCGATAACGGCCTGCTGACCATGATCGCCGGAGGTATGCCGGAGAAAGTGGTGAAAATACCGCTGCCCGCCAATGCGCCCAAGACCACGTTCACCATGATCCAGCTGCTGGCCATGGCTGCCCGTGAACTGAGCAGAGGCAAAGCGCTCGGGGAAATAGCCCCTCTCACCCAACAGATCCAGGTGAAACATAACCTGCAACCCCTGGTAGGCGATGACTTCATCGAAGGCCAGATCATCCATATCGACAGCTTCGAAAACGTAGTGGTCAATATCACCCGCGACCAGTTCGATGCGCAACGCAAGAACCGCCGCTTCCAGATATTCTTCCGCCGCAATGAAGTCATCAACCAGATCAGCGAATCCTACGCCGACGTGCCCGAAGGCCAGAAACTGGCCCTCTTTAACGCTGCCGGCTATCTCGAAATAGCCATCAACAAAGGAAATGCCGCCGGCCTCTTCGGCCTGCAGGGATTCCGCAGGGACCAACTGACTCAGCCCACCGGCTTCCAGCAACTTTCATTTTACCAAACTGTCAGAATAATATTTCAATGA
- a CDS encoding SDR family oxidoreductase — protein MKTFFQNKTVVITGGSSGIGRAMVVEMLQHGANVAVCGRKLPALEALRNELNNPKGLFIFVADVSKEDDCKAFIEAVNKQFGGIDVLINNAGISMRALFRDLDLSVLKSLMDINFWGTVYCTKYALPAILASKGTVVGVSSIAGYRGLPGRTGYSASKFAMQGFLEALRTENLHTGVNVMWVCPGFTSSNIRNTALDPQGQAQSETPLDEDKLMSAEAVATAIAKAIAKRKRTLVLTGQGKLTVFLSRVIPGMLDKLVYNHFKKEPNSPLQ, from the coding sequence ATGAAAACTTTCTTTCAGAACAAGACAGTGGTTATTACCGGCGGATCGTCGGGGATTGGCAGGGCCATGGTGGTGGAGATGCTGCAACACGGCGCTAACGTGGCGGTATGCGGCCGCAAGCTGCCGGCGCTGGAAGCGCTGCGCAATGAGCTGAATAATCCGAAGGGGCTGTTCATCTTTGTTGCGGACGTGAGTAAAGAAGACGATTGTAAGGCATTCATTGAAGCGGTGAATAAACAGTTCGGCGGTATTGACGTGTTGATCAACAACGCAGGTATTTCCATGCGGGCGCTGTTCCGTGATCTGGATTTGAGTGTGCTGAAGTCGCTGATGGATATCAATTTCTGGGGGACTGTTTATTGCACCAAGTATGCGTTGCCGGCTATCCTGGCGTCGAAGGGCACTGTCGTGGGAGTTTCTTCTATCGCGGGATATAGAGGCCTTCCGGGGCGGACCGGCTACTCCGCTTCCAAATTCGCAATGCAGGGTTTCCTCGAGGCATTGAGGACCGAGAATCTGCATACAGGCGTCAACGTGATGTGGGTATGCCCTGGCTTCACGTCGTCGAATATACGGAATACGGCGCTGGACCCGCAGGGACAGGCACAGAGTGAAACGCCGCTCGACGAGGACAAACTCATGAGCGCTGAAGCCGTGGCAACAGCCATCGCCAAAGCTATCGCTAAGCGCAAACGCACGCTGGTACTGACAGGACAGGGCAAACTCACCGTATTCCTCAGCAGGGTGATACCCGGCATGCTGGACAAACTCGTTTATAACCACTTTAAGAAAGAACCCAATTCCCCTTTACAGTAA
- a CDS encoding NB-ARC domain-containing protein, with translation MEYIRKKIERRIAFLENSGSNSELKIYYQVRLEYLLIYFLAYLWNKNISILNDDDREYILRRIQQPSIGSILEINRKLDINGDLFKDGKINNSISKYPKIRNEKIGHGYVFNDGIEDYLKALKEIYDVVVSSNIELIKQDFDIIYVEKLENSFYRGISYKPDGTEYYPWSCSIKTANLKVNNLYLQNSENQYYRLSPFIELLNVDDIYIFASIQEPLLGKVKYNKIFQTGLHTKDWSDFVEAEIVNDGKKRKSPNGTILNVYKNNYTNYIDIGIKKRILDFLIKTNHSVSATMWGHGGVGKTATIQNVCEELSKGFEKKFDYIIFLSAKDRFYNYHTGKIQELFESVSTLREIINKLNKIIFDIDSSDTEAIEKYQGKILLIIDDYETFAEEEKAKMTEFIRKLNPINHKIIVTTRADLKIGDEIETNELNQEKTLDFFLKILENDFSDVPMEAFKQKMKNPNNSQRLHFITGGRPLFIFQFAHILVQNGKIEDSLSKDIKDSAEAIDFLYGRIYNYLSKTAQEIFVAISLLVTTKDLSNLVNKLKFIVGLENEEQKFDSGIQELVKLRIVEVKENDFFNVYSKEILQKMNDYFNFQEESFKNKYKRKTQLISKDKKLDTELALLQSADTNRLTKNEEEVISSYRFIINRANSPLDIKLQAVLNLSSYLVIDRGKKESAVNVLEEVFHLFSKDGKFMKMYAAYNWALASDTNKEKAIDALLDFCALNRNLNNDINLELHGLLLTYRSIYYINKKDDLKEDLKYNEISQIDFSKRNQVIKDQFYNIWKHMGHLFYDHIKRINVDKISSGSRQNAITGLYQSSEILIRLSNYNKAKEICEFVIKKFPSNFHSIFHSKLKKINSFKKY, from the coding sequence ATGGAATATATTCGAAAAAAAATTGAACGTAGGATCGCATTCCTCGAAAATAGCGGCTCCAACTCGGAGCTTAAAATTTATTACCAAGTAAGACTTGAATACCTTCTTATCTATTTCTTAGCTTATTTATGGAATAAAAATATATCTATTCTTAATGATGATGACAGAGAATATATACTCAGAAGAATTCAACAGCCAAGCATAGGTAGCATTTTAGAAATCAATAGAAAGCTTGATATTAATGGGGATTTATTTAAAGATGGAAAAATAAACAATTCAATTTCGAAATATCCAAAAATCAGAAATGAAAAAATAGGACATGGATATGTATTTAATGACGGCATAGAAGATTATTTGAAGGCTTTAAAAGAGATTTACGACGTAGTAGTATCCTCCAATATTGAGTTAATTAAACAAGATTTCGATATTATTTATGTAGAAAAGTTGGAGAATAGTTTCTACAGAGGAATATCCTACAAACCTGATGGCACCGAATATTACCCCTGGAGTTGCTCAATAAAAACAGCTAATCTAAAAGTAAATAACCTTTATTTACAAAACTCGGAAAACCAATATTATAGACTTTCACCCTTCATAGAACTTCTCAACGTTGATGATATATATATATTCGCGTCCATTCAAGAACCTTTATTGGGTAAAGTAAAATATAACAAAATTTTCCAAACAGGATTGCATACAAAAGATTGGAGTGATTTTGTGGAAGCTGAGATCGTCAACGATGGTAAAAAAAGAAAAAGTCCAAATGGAACAATCTTAAATGTTTATAAGAATAATTACACCAATTATATTGACATAGGCATTAAAAAGAGAATTCTTGATTTTCTTATAAAAACTAACCATTCCGTAAGCGCGACAATGTGGGGCCATGGTGGCGTAGGCAAAACAGCTACGATACAAAATGTTTGCGAGGAATTATCTAAGGGCTTTGAAAAAAAATTCGACTACATTATTTTCTTAAGCGCTAAAGACAGGTTTTATAACTACCACACAGGAAAAATTCAGGAATTATTTGAATCGGTCTCGACTCTTAGAGAAATAATTAACAAATTAAATAAAATTATATTTGACATAGATAGCTCTGATACTGAAGCAATAGAGAAATATCAGGGAAAGATATTATTGATAATTGATGACTATGAAACTTTTGCTGAAGAGGAAAAGGCAAAAATGACTGAATTTATCAGAAAGCTTAATCCCATCAACCATAAAATTATTGTTACTACAAGAGCCGATTTGAAAATTGGAGATGAGATTGAAACGAACGAATTGAACCAGGAAAAAACCTTGGATTTTTTCCTGAAAATTCTGGAAAATGACTTTTCTGATGTTCCTATGGAAGCTTTCAAACAAAAAATGAAAAATCCGAACAATAGCCAAAGACTCCATTTTATTACAGGAGGAAGACCACTATTTATTTTTCAATTTGCACATATTTTAGTGCAAAATGGGAAAATTGAAGATTCTCTATCCAAGGACATAAAGGATTCTGCCGAAGCAATTGATTTTTTATATGGCCGCATTTACAACTATCTGAGCAAAACGGCACAGGAAATTTTTGTTGCTATAAGCTTATTAGTAACAACTAAAGACCTTAGTAACCTGGTTAATAAGTTGAAGTTTATTGTTGGACTTGAAAATGAAGAGCAAAAATTCGATTCTGGGATTCAGGAGCTTGTGAAACTTAGAATAGTCGAAGTAAAAGAGAATGACTTTTTCAATGTCTATTCTAAAGAAATATTACAAAAAATGAATGATTACTTTAATTTTCAGGAAGAATCATTCAAAAATAAGTACAAACGCAAAACACAGCTAATTTCCAAAGATAAAAAGCTAGATACAGAACTGGCATTACTACAAAGCGCAGACACTAATAGGCTTACAAAAAATGAAGAAGAAGTAATCAGCTCATATAGATTTATTATAAACAGAGCAAATTCTCCACTCGATATAAAGCTACAGGCAGTACTAAATCTATCTTCCTACCTAGTAATTGATAGAGGCAAAAAAGAATCCGCTGTTAATGTGCTTGAGGAAGTATTCCATCTTTTTTCCAAAGATGGGAAATTCATGAAAATGTATGCTGCATATAATTGGGCTCTGGCATCCGATACCAATAAAGAGAAAGCAATTGACGCCCTACTTGACTTTTGTGCATTGAACAGAAACTTGAACAATGATATAAACTTAGAATTACATGGACTTCTCTTAACCTACAGGTCCATATATTACATTAACAAAAAAGATGATTTAAAAGAGGATTTAAAATACAATGAAATCAGCCAGATTGATTTTTCAAAGCGGAACCAAGTAATAAAGGATCAATTCTATAATATTTGGAAACATATGGGACATCTATTTTACGATCATATCAAAAGAATAAACGTCGATAAAATTAGTTCTGGCTCTAGGCAAAACGCAATCACTGGATTATATCAATCCTCTGAAATCTTAATTAGGCTGTCGAATTATAATAAGGCAAAAGAAATTTGTGAATTTGTTATAAAGAAATTTCCTTCGAATTTCCACTCCATATTTCATAGCAAATTGAAAAAAATAAATTCTTTCAAAAAGTACTAA